Within the Salvia hispanica cultivar TCC Black 2014 chromosome 4, UniMelb_Shisp_WGS_1.0, whole genome shotgun sequence genome, the region TAAGGCTCGCCTACTACAATTTGTGACTGGGACCTCAAAGGTACTTCGCTATCTCCGCGTTTCTCTTTTTGTGGATCTAAAGTGTGTTAAAATCAAGCTTCCACTCGTAAACTTTCTTTCTGTATGCATATTTTAAGGGACCTTCCTAGCGCTTTAATGCAACGAGCCATATGCAGGTTTGGTATTTTGTCTTAGATCCTTTTGGGAACCAAAATGTCCATCCCTGACAATTCGATCAAAATATGCCACTTTTATTACAGTTAAAAACCTAAGCAGATTGGATTAGTTTTGGTAAATCTTTTTCTCAAGGAAAATGACAATATTAAGTTGCTGCACCTCTTATTATGTCATATTATCTCCTTCCATGACCGcctttatctctctctctcactcattCTCACTTTACCagttttgcattaaaattcgtgtttTCAACTACTTAGTCTATTCGTTgtggacagagggaatatGTCTTATGGTTGATTTGTATTAAGCAATACTTTATGCTGCAGGTGCCGTTGGAAGGATTTAGTGCACTGCAAGGAATTTCAGGATCTCAAAAATTCCAGATTCACAAGGCATATGGCAGTCAAGATCACTTACCTTCAGCTCATACATGGTCAGCCTTTGtttatattgttttgttaGTGTAGACGGCTTGATTTCCGATTGAACTCTAATCGTCGACGTTCTTGTATGCAGTTTCAACCAGTTGGATCTACCAGAATACCCATCTAAACAGCATTTGGAGGAGAGGCTACTGCTTGCGATTCACGAAGGCAACGAAGGGTTTGGATTCGGTTAAGTTGGCGATGAGGCCATGTCGACGCTATTGTATAGAAAATATTGTGTCAAAAAGGACAATTCTTAAGATTAATTAGAAAGCTGCTTTTGGTTAAAATGTCGATATTTTGTacagtgcaatattactttttTTGGCAAGTTTTTTCAATGGaagttttttcaattattgttAATGCTTGTCGATCCTATTTGGTATAATGTATAATCATTTACAGTTCGAAAGATGAAAGGAAGCTAAGCttcccaatttttttgtttctatttatataatttatttacaatgtggaattaaatttatatgtacGATTCTAATCGATGACCCTAATGTATTGATATTGTGGTTTACAATTATGTAATACGTGAAagatattttattcaagtgaTGGCCCAATTCATAGATGTACTATCGAATAGATTGtgtatttatccaaatttcgtgtgttattttatttctgaACATATGAATAATTGATCTTTTTGGTACTTGACATTAAGTAATGCATTATTTAGTTTAACCGGTATAGAACCCGGACGATGTGAACATATTGTTTAGgacttatataaaaaaaatgccatACGTAAATGgtcaaaaagtttttttttttttaaaaaaacattcatttacaccaaaatcataatgaattcatGGTACATGTAGTTTATTCTGAAGTAAGATTCTACATCAGATATGTTGCCATTTTGAAGCATGAAAAAACATACGCTGCAGATATTGTACTCTTATATATGACCTCACGAGACAGCCGACCCAAGAGGTCTATAATTTGAGTTTGCTGAAATCGACTTTCGGTAAGGCATATGAATAAGCTTCGTAGTTGATTTGCTGGCCCAACGAACTCAACTTCGTCAGAGTGGTGATGAGGTCCACCTGATAAATAACCACTTGATCAGCTCtctaaattgagagagttgtAGTTGTGATGATCAAAGTGATTATGTTATTagctatataaaaaatgagactatagTGACCTCATAATCTGTTTGTGATACTGTTTCACGGCTACGCTGGTATTTCTGGACCCACGGCTGTACTTGTGGATCGGCTGCAAGTAGGGCCTCAGTAGCAAGTTGGTCAGGACCAAAGAATGCTGACATCACAGCCACCTGCAACACGAGACAATAAGATTTGATGTTTAGATGGATGGAACAAGCTAGAAATTCGATAGAGGTTACATAGTTGCAGCATATGATCTTGTAATTCACCTGGCGAGGGCCAAAGCCGAGAGCAAtgaatttattctttatttccTCAACAGAGGCTTTCTCCCATTGAGGAACCCTTCCTTCTGGATCTGCTTCTTCAGCATCTGATCTCCCAAACTGCTTATCAAACAGTCCCCACTgcataaaatacaaaaaaaggtTATTGCATTTTACAAATCATTATATTCCCATATATTAACTCCAtgcttataaatatataactacATGCCCGAAGTTATTGTATCACTACATTATCAACTAGATATCTAGACTTGGGTTGTAATAATCAACTGAATTGTTAAGtattagtatttgttttgaGATAACAGAAACCAGAGGAAATTCTTTCAATTGCTAATTCCATTGGATTTCTTGTTGAGGAGGAGTACAATCATCATTGAAAATTGAATGGTGAAGCGTGGCCAACACTGAACCAACCTGCCCACTCGAACCATATGCACTATACAGTAATGATCCTTTTTCTACATTCCCGCCACATTTCCGAATGGCTGAAGCAAGAAAGGTGGATTTAACTGCACTTTGAGCTGCATTGAGAGACAGGTGGATAATCTCACATTCGCTATTTCAGTCATAGGAAACACAGCAAACGAGCAAAAACACCATTTAAGGTGATATGAGTCCTTTATAATAACTTAATTGCAGTCATATTTCTTTAAGTGGACTGCCCTATTCAGTTTTACTGTTCTAGTTCAAGAGATGTAATAACGCAGAATGTTTCCGTATCTCGTGTTTCAGTTATTGAAGCATAATCGTAATTAATTCATGACTTAACCTCCTAATTGGATGAGATCTGCATATGATATAGGTCCTCCTTTGGAGTCCAAgtctatttccttctttgCCTCCTCCAACAAGCTTAAAGCTGCAGcaagatttttattttctggtCTGCTAATCTCTGAGCTTcagaaagaaaggaaaaacataaaaatagacaaagaAACGTCAAGGTGAGTTTAAGCTCCATGCTCATGATTAGTACAAAACTTGATCAACAACAAATTGATGCCAAGTGTTTCAGATTGTCTTTAAAAAAGAGTTTTCTTCCAAGTTGCAAAGTgcatttgtcattttgagGTCTTCGATAATCTTATGAACTACAGTTGTGCAATGCAGTGCCTCATACTCTTACAGTCTGCTTTCATGTGTAATGCCAAAGGTATATAAGTTTACCTAAGCCGTATTGATCCATTGGGGCCGCCAGTTTTTGTTGCCTGTAAACTaaagtttttcattttccaaatatttaaCAGAGTTAATATGCAACATGCAAGATATAACAGACCTTATCATAAGTCACAGCATCATTGAGTGCCAAAGTTAAGACAGAGGGGACGAGATCTTGGTTTCCCTGCATGGAAATTGACATATATAACTAAGAAATGTTCAAATAAGATGCTAAGATAGCCATATTATCTTCATATTGctacaaaaaggaaaattctGCTGCTGCATTATCGCTTACCTTCAGTGCCCTATAAAGAACATCCTTGATTTTTGCTGAAAAATAGCAAGCGGATAACTAAGACGCATGAATAAGAAgaatttttccaattttttccTATAAATCTTCTTACACTGGAATTCTGAACGTTGTCTGCGTTGTATCAAGTCTGCAGCATTTGCCACTTCAATTAATGAGCTGGATCTTGCTATCATGTCCTGGGAAGAGTCAACTGACAAATTCATGATCATATCAATCCTACAAACATGTACTATCACATCGAAAGAGGAGCAAAACTACTTTTCATTTGGTGCACTTGAAGTACTTGCTTCATGGATGAATTCACAAGTATCGTGACCATACTTTTACATTAATTTTCCCACTGATACGAAAATCTTCGAAATAAACTACCACTTGGACAGAGTATGTCATCAtgtttctcaatttttgtgAGCTAAACTTACAGTACATACAAACTTTTTAAGAGAGTGTTTACTATTTCCCTTTCAACTGGATATGAATGAATTGTACTATCTCAAACTACAGAAATAATCCTCAATAGCAAATGCTATCTGATTCCAGCTACCACTACCTAATGCACATGTAATTTTTCACAACGAATTAATAGATAGAATAATGTATTAACAACAGAGAGAGCAATTGCAGAAATAATCAGAAAATATTGTGCAGCATTATGAGATTGAAGAGCGAAAAGACTGACGATGCCAACGGTTGCAGCACCGATGCAATGCAAAAGGCGCCGCCGCGAAAAGCGATCCTCGTGGCCACAATCACCTTCTAATTTGCAATTCACGGTGGCCTGACATTGACGAATTGTGATGAGATTGAGATCGTATATGACATGTTACAGCAAGTGATTGAATCGAATCGTGGACTTGTCTTACAGAGTGGATGTATCTGGCAGTGGGCATGGGTGCTGAGGTGGACGGCGATGGAGCCAACGACACCAGTGAAGGAACGGTAGAAATGAAGGAGACCATTCCCatcgctctctctctctctctctctctctctctctagagtGTGAGTTAGTGTGagttagtgtgtgtgtgtagaagagaggagagaggaggTGCTGTGTTTGCAATGCAATGCATAGTTTGTGTGGCAATCTTCATATTGCGTTATCCTTTCTCTATCCACCCTGGATTTCTCTTTTCCTATCTTTCGCGGGATATGTTGCTCGTTTTGTTCAACTACATAACTCGATGGGTCAcgtcaaatttaaattaggaaaatATCCAACTTGAGGAAAATTCACTATAAGCCGTAACTAATAGTACCAAATTTCGAccaatattttgtaattttaaaaatagagaagAAATATGTTAACTTAACTATCAACGAAATATTCTATTTGAtttatcacaattttaaatttttttatttcaattttaaatatgtatgctGTATTGTTTATgcttccataaaaatataatttttcataagtCCTACAAAAGTAATACAAATATTTCCGCATTTCCTTTTCCGTATGCTATTTTATCACATATCGTTGCAAACTTGCAATGTGCAATAATATTAATGACAGACTCTATATAATGACAGTGTTGTCACAATTTATTTCTAATCTATATAACAATATTCTGAGATGTTTTACCCTCTTACATAACCACACTAGAAGACTAAAAGtagataattttttacttaGCAATATAATGCAACAAGATTTGTTATTAATTCATGTCCAAAAAATTGTCAATATTTTTGGTGAGGAATGgactatataattaaaagaaaatgaatattgtttatacattaaacaaaaaaaagaaaaaagaaaaaagaaagatacGCGCAACAGCAAATCTGGGTTTGATGACTGTTTTTTGATCCTCGTCGCAGCAGCTCAAATCAGTCGTTGCTTGCCAATTCTTCTACATTCATTGCCAGATTTCAATCCCTAGCTCGATCCCGCTTCTCGCCTCTAATTCATCGACTTCACTTCACAGGTCCGCACAGTTCCCCGTCATTTGCGATTCATTTTcactttgattttggtgtAAAATGTGTGAATCGGTAGTTGACCTCGGTGATTTCGCAGAGATTTTGGTGGCCATACAAAATGCAGCGTCAGCCGGCGACAGTAGAGGAACAGTTGATAATAAAAGCAATTACAGAACAATGCCCCTGGGAGAGCCTGCCGAAGCGCCTTCAATCCACCTTGAATTCCAAGGAAGAATGGCATCGCAGGTTCGATTTTCTTATTTCCCCCTCGTTGGGTGGTAATTTTCTTTGGGCGACAATTTTGCTGGTGCAGTCAAGTTATGTTGACCAGTGTAGATTTTGTGTGTATCAGTTAAAAACTAGAAATCTGTTGATGCTGTTCGGCCAACTCATATCCGCATTCCACCTGTTTCCTGCTTGAATTTTTTGTTCCATGTGCAGTTTTCTGTGTTCTATCCGATTTAGAACTGGCCGACAAGTTCATACTTTGTTATTTAGTTTTTGGCATGATTCTGAAATACAGTACAACATATTGAACTTGTGCAAAAGAGGCCTGGCTTTCATCTGCTATGCACTCTGAATCAAAGGCTGTTTAATTTCACTTGCTGGTTGGATGTACTTTTAGATTGCTATTAATTTTAGATCTCATTTCACAAATTCTAAAGATGCTTCTGCTGGAAAACGGAAATAAGATTATAAAAAACCTCTTTTGATTCTTGAGTATTATTGTTTCAGAACCCTTCgacttatatttatagttctaaactagaaataaataaacaataaacaaGAATAACTTCTAAATATCACATATTCATAATGAACAGCTTCTTCTTTTATTATACCTAATGATCTTGATCTCATCTTTCTGTATGATGGAAGTTTCACTCCCTTTTTTCTTTAATCTTATAGAATGTGAGACATAGATATGTGTACACCTTTAGGGAGGTTAGTAGAACAGTAGTTGCGCGTTAGAATGTTCAGGAGTGTTCTGTTCTTCTGATTTCTTGTGCCTAGATTGAGATTTGAGATTCAGAAAGGCAAGATTACTTTGATATAGCTCAGTGATATTCGAATCAGTGATAATCTAGTGTCAAAAGAATAATGTAATTGATGCATGACATCTATATTAACTTATTGCTTTTGCTTATACTGTAGTATTGTGAACCTCCTTCTGTATAGAGTTTGCTGGAAAGTTATCATATATCATTTGGTCCATCTTGTCATGCAGGATAGTTGATCACTGTATCAAGAAAAGACTTCTCTGGAACACTTGTTTTGCTCGCAAAGTGAGCAAAGAAGGTGAATACTATGAGGAAATGATGCGTTATCTACGGCGGAACCTAGCGGTGTGTTTCATGAAAAACCTGTGTCTCCATTTATTCATTGTGCTATAGTTTTTAGATTTCATGGGTCAATTAGTTACCATAACAAATTTTCAGTTTGAATGTGCTTGATGCTGAAAAATGTAAGCTCTTGGCTGAAAATGTTATGTTGTCGAGCGATGAAGCCACTGAATTGTGAACATAAATGAAGTAAGGAGGGTAATCAAACAGTACAACTTAGTATGTGCAAGTAACAAGATATATGCTACAGCCTATAGGTATCCTCAGAAGGGGGAATGTCATTCTCAAGTGAAACAAAACTTGGATTTTGGAAGAGAGAAAGATTGTTTTATAAACTCAGGCCGTCTCATGTTTATTTTACTGTAGTCCAGGACAAAAGTTTTGATGCCTCCTGTTAATTACTTGATGAGATCTTTGTGCAACTGCGGGGCTAGGATATGAAACAAATATAATTTCCTATTATTGAATCTAATAGGTTTTCGTTCCTCTAGTCTTACTTAAAGGACGTGTGGTGTCCCATCTGTTTTAAATGTAACACTTATTCTCACTACACATTCATCaccttttcatttcattacCTTAGTATATCATTTTGATCTGTTTGGAATTTCCCACTCCtgtacttattttttatatattgttaaCTCTGTTTTCCTAACTCTTATTCTCTTCCTGTAAAGTactaaagaaaattaaacttaCTAGTAACTTGGTGACTGTTTTTGCAGCTGTTTCCCTACCATCTTGCAGAATACATTTGCCGTGTTATGAGGGTTTCTCCTTTCAAATATTACTGTGACATCTTATTTGAAGTGATGAAAAATGGTACAAACAATTTCCTTGATGTACTATTTGCTCTTCTTCTTTGCTTGAATAACACTTGCTAGTTTGACACACTCGTTGCTTGAAATTACATATATAGCAGCAGATTAGCTAGGTCTCCACTTTTAGCACCTAAAGCCTGAAGGAGTCAGTTTGCCCTCTTATACTCTTGATTCACTAATTCTTTGACCCTGCAATCTTCAGTTTGTTTCTATGGAAGATGTTAATACTAGTGATATCTGATTTCCTTATCAGTGCAGAATGGATGCAAGAACTTCCTTCTCATTGCTCATGTATCCACTAATAGAAACTCACTGATACACCAATTACactttgcatatttatttatagtacttcatatatgtatatatacattgcACATTGCAAATGCTTCATTGGTAATGATACAGAGCAATTTTAACAGCGTCATAGTAATGATTTCAATAGAGTTAATGGAAGCTTCAGTTAAAGCCAACTCAAGAGAGCAAAGAGGTGAAACCTGTTTGAACACAGGGAAGCAAGCCTGAGATACTGCAGGCAGTATTGTGGACTTTCAGATGCAAAATCTGTTTGAATACTAGTGGGAAGAAACATAAGCAACATAGTAAATTCTGGACTAgtcttataatttctaaagGATGgttgataaaattgaataagattGTCTGTTACGATTTATATAcattaatcaaaattgatgTCCTTTAAAGAATGTAGGGGCCATAATCTACTCAAACTTCACTTCTATCACTCTAAATCAGCAGTTTCGCTTTTGTGGTATTTATAACTTATCTACAAATGTTTGCAGAACAACCCTATGACAGCATCCCCAATTTTAGCGCAGCAGATGCCTTGCGGATCACAGGGATCGGAAGAAATGAATTCATTGACATCATGAACAAGTGTAGATCTAAGGTATTTAGTGACAGCATATCCTGTCTGTGTATCATGTTAACTATCACAATGCTTTCAAATACAGTTCATGAGTATTCTTATTGTTTCATTGTCATGAAACTTATTTGAAATAGATAGCACCATGATTGGATCCATTAAGCAAGTAAGACATTTAGACAGTatctgtaattttattttttgaaaccaTTAGTTaagtaattttttctttttttcaatttcgtaATGTactgaaaattaattttctttgtgTTTCACTCTTCGTATAAAAGTGGTCCTTGCCAAAATCCCACAATGTTTAAGTGAATTATGTTCATGATTCTGAAGGGTTATTGATGGAACTGGTATGCCAAGCGCTACCACCCTCATAGTCCATAATACCCATCCTTGGCACTTTTATAACTTCCACTTGAAGCAATACTTGATGTTCTTATTACCATATAACATGATTATCTGCCCATCTAACTAgagtttaattttgttggaGCCTTTCAGAAAATTATGTGGAAGCTAAACAAGTCAATAGCAAAAGAACTCTTGCCCACAGAACCTGTGGACTTTGTGATTGAGCCATGGTGGGGAGTTTCTCTTGTCAACTTTACTTTGGAAGAATTCAAGGTTAACTgccttataattaaattgactCCCAAATGCATATTTCCAGAGGTAAAAGTCCAACTGACACTAACTCTTTGCCCACCTCTTGTATAGAAACTATCAGAAGAAGAAACGgcaacaattgataaaatctGCAAGGAGGAAGCCAATTCTTTTATCCTTTTTGACCCTGAAATTATTAAGGGTCTATATCGCCGTGGGCTCGTGTACTTTGATGTTCCTGTTTATCCTGATGACCGTTTCAAAGGTACTATTTTCAGTATCTAGTTGGTAATTTTtagatgaaatgaaatttgaatattccTCTCACAGAAATTATGAAGAGTTATGGAGAAAAAGAATGTGTAGTTGTCCACTACCATTTTAGTACTGACATAAAACTTTTGATTTGATCTCTCTATTCTCTAATCTTTCACACTTAGCTGTTTCtttcaaatgaaatgaatgcataaaaaattttcattaatttcatcaaCATTGTTTGGTGaaagtatatatacaaaaaaattgagaactgattttggatttatatgtCCAAACATGTACTGACCCttaaaagaaaagtatttGCTTAATGTTTACATGGTAATCTTTAGTTTCAGCAGTATGCTACTGATGATTTGCTAGTTCTCTGTCACATTAAAAAGACTACATAGTAGCACTTATGGTGGCATCATGTTGAACCTTGAGAAAAATGAGATGGGCAAGATAAtaaaaagttactccctccgttccatgttaatagaggcgtttcattttctgcacttgccttggaaaaataatactccctccgtcccacttcaTGTGAGGCAAAACTTTTTGGTTATAGGTTTTTAggagtgaaaaaaagtagagagaaaaagtaggagagaggatgaagtaagagagagatagagtgTTACCTTTTGTCATAAAGTGAAATgtctcacttatagtgggacggCCTAAAAAAGGAATACGCCTCACTTATAAtgggatggaggtagtaataaatagttagagtggagaaaaagtaaagtaagatagagaataatgtagagaagactACATTATTCTCCacctttaactatttattactccctctgtcccattgaagatgacccactcgcctttttgatttgtcccaaccaagatgacccattactaaaaatggaaacacctttatctctactttattctctccacttaacacacataATAAagctgcataaaatcccgtgccacccaaggaaggggtcatcttccttgggacggagggagtattattttttccaaaacgagtgcagaaaataaaatgcctctattaacatggaacggagggagtacttgttTGTATCACAATTGTCCTGTTCTGCTGATCCAAACTTATTTTGAGGAAATGCCTTCAATTTCTTAAACTGTTTGGACGACCTTATATCCTTGAAACCTATCACACACCAAAACTTTCAACGTTTCACTTGAGAAGGATTATCTTATAAAGTAGCAGTAAGGCATCGTAGAGTAACATAAGGACATTAGAAGGTAAGTAGTTGTAGACCTCTCATTGAACTAGGTGATTGTAGTTGGTACAACTGACAGAATTGCTGTCAAACTCAGCTTGTGAAATATTGGAGAGTTTTTGTTTCTGTTATATTGagaaagaaagtaaatagatGACATCAACAAGCCAGCAGAAATTCTATATAAAACAAGGGTGATCAATTTGCAAAATAGTGTTTGTGATTCTGTgcttatatgtaaaacatacAAACTtagagatttaattattttttttcttcttatttatGTTTCTTACAGTTTCAAGGCTTGAAGGATTTGTTTCAAACAGGGAGCAGTCATATGAAGATCCAATTGAAGAGTAAGACTTATCGATCGTTTATGCTTTTTTTGGATTGAAGCTTTCAAGTGTAAATGATTTCACATATAAATAATGCGGGTGGCGTAAGCAGGTTGCTATATGCTGTGTTTGTGGTGTCAAGCGAGAATTCAACTGTTGCTGAATTGGCATTGACTCTGCAAGCTGATATCACTCAGCTACAGGGTGCTGCATCTTTTGCTTGTCGATTGGGATGGGCAGTGAAACTTATTGATCCCGCCTCCATTCTTCAGGACACTTATTTGCCTGGATCTCCTAGAAGTATTCTCAGTGATGAAGAAGGTGGTTCTCATGGTAATATGGGCTCTGAAAATTTACTTGGTGATGGCAGCGGTCCTCAATCAGGAGATGTATTGTGGACAGAAAATTCTAGACCTGCTGCTGACTGTTCTCGTGTAGCTTTTGTTGTCGATGCTAATATAACATCATATCTTATGATGGGATCTGTTTCTCCAGGTCTATCTCTATTTCTAACCATTCTCCAAATACTTAAGTTTTTCATTGAATCTGCCATGTTGGTGTCACATTTTACTAAACAGAgaaatttttatcataatgtAACTTTATATAGAATCTTGAATATGTGTGATTCAAAACAACATTATTCTTGTGATCACAGTTGAGGGTAGGGCTCTCTGTTGGGGTTTTACACTTCTTGGGAGAGTCCAAGATGGATTAGGTCCTTGTACTTGATCTTGATGAGCTTTCTCAagttttacaattaaaatttcttaCCATTCGTCTCATGTTTTGGGCGATCAAGTATCCAATAGCTGAGACTATTTGTGGCAATggctgaaaaagaaaagatagaCAAGGAAAAAATAGAGACAATAAACACATTGGGGGAAATTTCTATGTTGTGTACAGCTTTTAAGTGGATGAACATCAGAACAGAGCACATTTTATTCTCAGTGTATTGTTACCATAACAGGTTAGTTATCCTCGACATCAGCTAAGTTCCTTACACAATAAGTCCTATATATTTAAACTCTCTTGGTTGGTTAGGTTTCAGAGGCCATATCTTGAAATAGATTTCTTGCAAAGCTACATCTCATAGGCATAAGATAACATATTACAAGCATCATCCTTATTTTGCTGAACTCCCACAAAGAGGATAATTTTGGAATTAAATAGATGTGACTATGAATGTAGTTGTATTACTGTTGCTACCTTCCAAAATGCATGGTTGGTGGTTGATGGAGAACAGACTTGgcatatcatatttatttctttcagGCTGCTGAACTAGCTACAATGACAGGACATGGACTTAACATTGTTCTCTCTTGTTCGTTGCTTCTTTCATTTCTCTTGCCTTTTGAGGGTTCTGTTTTGCATCTTGTACTGCACTTCTGACTTTATTATCGCTTTAATTTGTAGCTGACTTTACATTTCCATTTATTATAGGTCTGAAATCTCATGCCGTGACACTTTATGAAGCTGGAAAACTTAATCACACAAGCATTTCTGACCTTTGCAATGATCTTATGACTCTGGAGGGTGCTAAATTTGAAGGAGAGTTACAGGAGTTTGCTAATCATGCTTTCAGCCTCAGGTGTATTCTTGAATGCCTAACTTCAGGTGGGATTGTTACTGATGGAAGACAGAGAATGAACAAGGAGGACACCGCATCTTTGGCAACTGATGCTTGTCAGGGTGACAGCTCTCAAAATGACGGTGTGAATAAAACAGAGTTCAATAATTGTTCTGCTGAGCTTCTCACTGGAACT harbors:
- the LOC125222697 gene encoding protein FAM91A1-like isoform X1, coding for MQRQPATVEEQLIIKAITEQCPWESLPKRLQSTLNSKEEWHRRIVDHCIKKRLLWNTCFARKVSKEGEYYEEMMRYLRRNLALFPYHLAEYICRVMRVSPFKYYCDILFEVMKNEQPYDSIPNFSAADALRITGIGRNEFIDIMNKCRSKKIMWKLNKSIAKELLPTEPVDFVIEPWWGVSLVNFTLEEFKKLSEEETATIDKICKEEANSFILFDPEIIKGLYRRGLVYFDVPVYPDDRFKVSRLEGFVSNREQSYEDPIEELLYAVFVVSSENSTVAELALTLQADITQLQGAASFACRLGWAVKLIDPASILQDTYLPGSPRSILSDEEGGSHGNMGSENLLGDGSGPQSGDVLWTENSRPAADCSRVAFVVDANITSYLMMGSVSPGLKSHAVTLYEAGKLNHTSISDLCNDLMTLEGAKFEGELQEFANHAFSLRCILECLTSGGIVTDGRQRMNKEDTASLATDACQGDSSQNDGVNKTEFNNCSAELLTGTSNDDNLSTTFSKETSSDAEESNLSVSSKFDEISNSGESFTARKELKKRRKYRVDILRCESLASLAPATLNRLFHRDYDIIMSMIPLPHSSVLPGSKGPIHFGPPTHSSMTPWMKLVLYTALSSGPLSIVLMKGQSLRLLPAPLAGCEKALIWSWDGSTVGGLGGKFEGNLVKGRILLHCLNSLLKYSAVLVQPLSKNDLDDRGNVVTLDVPLPLKNSDGSIACIGEELGLSGEECSKLNILLHDISKKINLWTIGYIRLLRLFNERYSETCSVDKDKYEWVVLGAEFGIPLFSPKLCNSICKRVVSSQLLQTDLLGEHREAMQDLRGRLLHVCAEYHATGPTARLLYQKEHIKGRESSRPLMNYASGRWNPVADPSSPISGALSENQRLKIASRQRSGTEVLSFDGNILRSYSLSPIYEAGVRPLEEPVTIGTGKGESEDADSKEVTLPGVNLLFDGTELRPFEIGACLQARQPVSLIAEASAASSSLAVKQKV
- the LOC125218981 gene encoding thylakoid lumenal 29 kDa protein, chloroplastic, which translates into the protein MGMVSFISTVPSLVSLAPSPSTSAPMPTARYIHSATVNCKLEGDCGHEDRFSRRRLLHCIGAATVGIDMIARSSSLIEVANAADLIQRRQRSEFQSKIKDVLYRALKGNQDLVPSVLTLALNDAVTYDKATKTGGPNGSIRLSSEISRPENKNLAAALSLLEEAKKEIDLDSKGGPISYADLIQLGAQSAVKSTFLASAIRKCGGNVEKGSLLYSAYGSSGQWGLFDKQFGRSDAEEADPEGRVPQWEKASVEEIKNKFIALGFGPRQVAVMSAFFGPDQLATEALLAADPQVQPWVQKYQRSRETVSQTDYEVDLITTLTKLSSLGQQINYEAYSYALPKVDFSKLKL